In one Silene latifolia isolate original U9 population chromosome 10, ASM4854445v1, whole genome shotgun sequence genomic region, the following are encoded:
- the LOC141605463 gene encoding uncharacterized protein LOC141605463 isoform X3: MTEDKDKNEISMLRSKMDSLNARIKNDANIDDTRSNHAISDSKTDSGVKKLRKSKKKTPDLDLRALLHLPRRHIAFKVMYFGQRFYGFASEAQLEPTVESELFKAFQKTRLLLGDRKESQYSRCGRTDKGVSATGQVIALYVRSNLRAKTPSGEFNFEGQYEDELDYVRILNRVLPRDIRIISWCPVPADFHARFSCLSREYKYFFWEENLNISAMQSAGKKFLGEHDFRNFCKMDAVHVHNYMRNVTSFDISPSTERWRGKELWVIKIRGSAFLWHQVRCMVAVLFMIGRGLESEEIIDVLLNLEKTPKKPQYTMAPEMPLVLHSCEFKDLALSSAADARQALCSHLENECHNLILQAAIYNDSLNCCSYTTDEGNDSLVKEISAKKYLHIPLMKRPTEPSYMERRAKLDSGAVKKGTGELFLGAEPPEDGR, translated from the exons ATGAcggaggacaaggataagaatgAGATATCAATGTTACGCTCAAAAATGGATTCTCTCAATGCCCGCATCAAG AATGATGCAAACATTGATGACACTCGGAGTAACCATGCCATTTCCGACTCGAAAACTGACAGTGGTGTTAAGAAACTTAGAAAGAGCAAGAAAAAAACACCAG ATTTGGACTTGAGAGCATTGCTTCACCTCCCTAGGAGACACATTGCCTTCAAAGTTATGTATTTTGGTCAGAG GTTTTATGGTTTTGCATCAGAGGCACAACTGGAACCAACTGTTGAG TCTGAACTTTTCAAAGCTTTTCAAAAGACACGACTATTACTCGGTGACAGAAAAGAATCGCAGTACTCAAGATGCGGAAGAACAGATAAGGGAGTATCTGCTACTGGGCAA GTCATTGCATTGTACGTCCGGTCAAACCTTCGGGCTAAGACACCTTCGGGAGAATTCAATTTTGAAGGACAGTATG AAGACGAACTCGATTATGTGAGAATACTCAACAGAGTCCTCCCTAGAGATATTCGAATCATCAGTTGGTGTCCAGTTCCTGCTGATTTCCATGCAAG GTTTAGCTGTCTGAGCAGAGAGTACAAATACTTTTTCTGGGAGGAAAATCTGAACATATCA GCAATGCAAAGTGCAGGTAAGAAGTTTTTGGGTGAACATGACTTCAGGAATTTTTGTAAAATGGATGCAGTTCATGTGCATAATTATATGCGAAATGTAACATCATTTGATATTAGTCCAAGCACTGAAAG GTGGAGAGGCAAAGAACTGTGGGTTATTAAGATTAGAGGTAGTGCGTTCCTATGGCATCAGGTTCGATGCATGGTTGCTGTATTGTTTATGATTGGGCGAGGCCTGGAATCAGAAGAG ATCATAGACGTGTTACTGAACTTAGAGAAGACACCTAAGAAGCCTCAGTACACTATGGCTCCAGAAATGCCTTTGGTTCTTCATTCTTGTGAATTCAAAGATTTAGCGCTCTCTAGTGCGGCAG ATGCGAGGCAGGCGTTGTGTTCACATTTGGAGAACGAATGCCATAATCTCATACTGCAGGCTGCTATTTATAATGACAGCTTGAACTGTTGTTCTTACACAACAGATGAAG GAAATGATTCACTTGTTAAAGAAATATCAGCAAAGAAATATTTGCATATTCCCTTGATGAAACGGCCAACTGAGC CATCATATATGGAACGGCGTGCCAAGTTGGATTCAGGAGCTGTAAAGAAAGGGACCGGTGAATTATTCCTGGGAGCTGAGCCACCTGAAGATGGAAGATAA
- the LOC141605463 gene encoding uncharacterized protein LOC141605463 isoform X2, whose product MTEDKDKNEISMLRSKMDSLNARIKELETQNANLTSQLSLCRCPKNDANIDDTRSNHAISDSKTDSGVKKLRKSKKKTPDLDLRALLHLPRRHIAFKVMYFGQRFYGFASEAQLEPTVESELFKAFQKTRLLLGDRKESQYSRCGRTDKGVSATGQVIALYVRSNLRAKTPSGEFNFEGQYDELDYVRILNRVLPRDIRIISWCPVPADFHARFSCLSREYKYFFWEENLNISAMQSAGKKFLGEHDFRNFCKMDAVHVHNYMRNVTSFDISPSTERWRGKELWVIKIRGSAFLWHQVRCMVAVLFMIGRGLESEEIIDVLLNLEKTPKKPQYTMAPEMPLVLHSCEFKDLALSSAADARQALCSHLENECHNLILQAAIYNDSLNCCSYTTDEGNDSLVKEISAKKYLHIPLMKRPTEPSYMERRAKLDSGAVKKGTGELFLGAEPPEDGR is encoded by the exons ATGAcggaggacaaggataagaatgAGATATCAATGTTACGCTCAAAAATGGATTCTCTCAATGCCCGCATCAAG GAATTAGAGACTCAAAATGCAAATTTGACATCTCAACTTTCGCTTTGCCGCTGTCCTAAG AATGATGCAAACATTGATGACACTCGGAGTAACCATGCCATTTCCGACTCGAAAACTGACAGTGGTGTTAAGAAACTTAGAAAGAGCAAGAAAAAAACACCAG ATTTGGACTTGAGAGCATTGCTTCACCTCCCTAGGAGACACATTGCCTTCAAAGTTATGTATTTTGGTCAGAG GTTTTATGGTTTTGCATCAGAGGCACAACTGGAACCAACTGTTGAG TCTGAACTTTTCAAAGCTTTTCAAAAGACACGACTATTACTCGGTGACAGAAAAGAATCGCAGTACTCAAGATGCGGAAGAACAGATAAGGGAGTATCTGCTACTGGGCAA GTCATTGCATTGTACGTCCGGTCAAACCTTCGGGCTAAGACACCTTCGGGAGAATTCAATTTTGAAGGACAGTATG ACGAACTCGATTATGTGAGAATACTCAACAGAGTCCTCCCTAGAGATATTCGAATCATCAGTTGGTGTCCAGTTCCTGCTGATTTCCATGCAAG GTTTAGCTGTCTGAGCAGAGAGTACAAATACTTTTTCTGGGAGGAAAATCTGAACATATCA GCAATGCAAAGTGCAGGTAAGAAGTTTTTGGGTGAACATGACTTCAGGAATTTTTGTAAAATGGATGCAGTTCATGTGCATAATTATATGCGAAATGTAACATCATTTGATATTAGTCCAAGCACTGAAAG GTGGAGAGGCAAAGAACTGTGGGTTATTAAGATTAGAGGTAGTGCGTTCCTATGGCATCAGGTTCGATGCATGGTTGCTGTATTGTTTATGATTGGGCGAGGCCTGGAATCAGAAGAG ATCATAGACGTGTTACTGAACTTAGAGAAGACACCTAAGAAGCCTCAGTACACTATGGCTCCAGAAATGCCTTTGGTTCTTCATTCTTGTGAATTCAAAGATTTAGCGCTCTCTAGTGCGGCAG ATGCGAGGCAGGCGTTGTGTTCACATTTGGAGAACGAATGCCATAATCTCATACTGCAGGCTGCTATTTATAATGACAGCTTGAACTGTTGTTCTTACACAACAGATGAAG GAAATGATTCACTTGTTAAAGAAATATCAGCAAAGAAATATTTGCATATTCCCTTGATGAAACGGCCAACTGAGC CATCATATATGGAACGGCGTGCCAAGTTGGATTCAGGAGCTGTAAAGAAAGGGACCGGTGAATTATTCCTGGGAGCTGAGCCACCTGAAGATGGAAGATAA
- the LOC141605463 gene encoding uncharacterized protein LOC141605463 isoform X1, with translation MTEDKDKNEISMLRSKMDSLNARIKELETQNANLTSQLSLCRCPKNDANIDDTRSNHAISDSKTDSGVKKLRKSKKKTPDLDLRALLHLPRRHIAFKVMYFGQRFYGFASEAQLEPTVESELFKAFQKTRLLLGDRKESQYSRCGRTDKGVSATGQVIALYVRSNLRAKTPSGEFNFEGQYEDELDYVRILNRVLPRDIRIISWCPVPADFHARFSCLSREYKYFFWEENLNISAMQSAGKKFLGEHDFRNFCKMDAVHVHNYMRNVTSFDISPSTERWRGKELWVIKIRGSAFLWHQVRCMVAVLFMIGRGLESEEIIDVLLNLEKTPKKPQYTMAPEMPLVLHSCEFKDLALSSAADARQALCSHLENECHNLILQAAIYNDSLNCCSYTTDEGNDSLVKEISAKKYLHIPLMKRPTEPSYMERRAKLDSGAVKKGTGELFLGAEPPEDGR, from the exons ATGAcggaggacaaggataagaatgAGATATCAATGTTACGCTCAAAAATGGATTCTCTCAATGCCCGCATCAAG GAATTAGAGACTCAAAATGCAAATTTGACATCTCAACTTTCGCTTTGCCGCTGTCCTAAG AATGATGCAAACATTGATGACACTCGGAGTAACCATGCCATTTCCGACTCGAAAACTGACAGTGGTGTTAAGAAACTTAGAAAGAGCAAGAAAAAAACACCAG ATTTGGACTTGAGAGCATTGCTTCACCTCCCTAGGAGACACATTGCCTTCAAAGTTATGTATTTTGGTCAGAG GTTTTATGGTTTTGCATCAGAGGCACAACTGGAACCAACTGTTGAG TCTGAACTTTTCAAAGCTTTTCAAAAGACACGACTATTACTCGGTGACAGAAAAGAATCGCAGTACTCAAGATGCGGAAGAACAGATAAGGGAGTATCTGCTACTGGGCAA GTCATTGCATTGTACGTCCGGTCAAACCTTCGGGCTAAGACACCTTCGGGAGAATTCAATTTTGAAGGACAGTATG AAGACGAACTCGATTATGTGAGAATACTCAACAGAGTCCTCCCTAGAGATATTCGAATCATCAGTTGGTGTCCAGTTCCTGCTGATTTCCATGCAAG GTTTAGCTGTCTGAGCAGAGAGTACAAATACTTTTTCTGGGAGGAAAATCTGAACATATCA GCAATGCAAAGTGCAGGTAAGAAGTTTTTGGGTGAACATGACTTCAGGAATTTTTGTAAAATGGATGCAGTTCATGTGCATAATTATATGCGAAATGTAACATCATTTGATATTAGTCCAAGCACTGAAAG GTGGAGAGGCAAAGAACTGTGGGTTATTAAGATTAGAGGTAGTGCGTTCCTATGGCATCAGGTTCGATGCATGGTTGCTGTATTGTTTATGATTGGGCGAGGCCTGGAATCAGAAGAG ATCATAGACGTGTTACTGAACTTAGAGAAGACACCTAAGAAGCCTCAGTACACTATGGCTCCAGAAATGCCTTTGGTTCTTCATTCTTGTGAATTCAAAGATTTAGCGCTCTCTAGTGCGGCAG ATGCGAGGCAGGCGTTGTGTTCACATTTGGAGAACGAATGCCATAATCTCATACTGCAGGCTGCTATTTATAATGACAGCTTGAACTGTTGTTCTTACACAACAGATGAAG GAAATGATTCACTTGTTAAAGAAATATCAGCAAAGAAATATTTGCATATTCCCTTGATGAAACGGCCAACTGAGC CATCATATATGGAACGGCGTGCCAAGTTGGATTCAGGAGCTGTAAAGAAAGGGACCGGTGAATTATTCCTGGGAGCTGAGCCACCTGAAGATGGAAGATAA